The Pyxidicoccus sp. MSG2 DNA segment CCTCTACCGCGGACAGTTCCAACAGCATGAAGCACCTCCTGCGGCGAACGTTAGGCACCGACGCGAGTGCCGGCCCCGCGTGCCCGCACGGGGCCCACGTTGCCCGTCTGCCTGACGCCGCATCCCTCTCCGCTTCCTCGTTGGAGCAGTGGAGCGCTCCTCCGGCCGTCTCCCCCGACGGTGCCGCCCGCCGCGCGAGCCCTCACTGTTCTTCTCATGAGGGCCCGGAGGGTCCGGGTGCCACGAGCACGAGGAGGCCCAGATGGTTCAGGTCGGGGATGTGCGCGAGGGGATGACGGTGCGGACCGCGGACGGGCGCGTCGTGGGGCGTGTGGCCGCGATAGGAGACATCCACTTCGAGCTGGAGCAGGGGCTCGTGCCCATTCCGCGGCGCGACTACCTGGTGGAGTACGGCGACGTGGACTTCATCCGCGACCAGGACGTGTACCTGGCGAACGCGGACCACCCGCTGCTCACGCTCGAGGAGGACGACGACGGCAGTGCCCTGCCACCCCGCCACTGCCAGGGCATGGACGCCGAGCCCGTGAATGCCGCCTCCGACATGGAGGTGGAGCCCGTCCGGCACTGACTGATGCGCTGCGCCAGCGCCCCTGGCCCAGGCCCCCGTCACGAACCCGCTTTGCTGGAATTCCGACCCGCGGGGCGGTGTAAGCGTCGGGAATCACTCAGGTGGGATAGCCCAGAAATGTCAGACCGTCAGGCTAAACGAGTCCTCTTCGACCAGCCATCCGGGTGGGCTCATGCGACGGTTCTCGACATCCTGCGTTACCGCGGCGCTCTTCGCGCTGGTGTTCTCGTGCAGCTCTGATCCACGTGCCGAAGAGGGGCACGTGGACGCGGCCGCGCGGCCGCTGGCGTTGGCCACGCCGCGCAAGCTGCTGCCGTTCGTCTCGCTGGCGGATGGGCGGGTACTGGCCGTGGGAGGGCATGACGGCAATCGCACGCTCGCGAGCTGCGAGGTGTTCGAGCCGGGGTCGGGCCTGTGGCACGTGACGGGTTCCCTGCGCACGGCGCGGCGCAACCACGCGGCGGTGCGGCTGGCGGACGGGCGCGTGCTGGCGGTGGGCGGCACGCACGGCGCGGCGATGGGCGCGCTCGCGAGCGCCGAGGTGTACGACCCGGCCACGGGCGCGTGGACGGACACGGCATCGATGGCCGAGGCGCGCAATGACCCGGCGATGGTGCTGCTGCCGGACGGGCGCGTGCTGGTTGCGGGAGGCACGGACGTGGACCGGCGGCCGCTGCGCTCGGCGGAGCTGTACGACGCGGTGACGGGCACGTGGAGCGCGGCGGAGGCGTCCGGCTTCGCGCGCGGCGGTGCGCGGACGGCGGTGCTGCTGGCCAACGGCAAGGCGCTCTTCGCGAGCGGCCTGCAGGCGGAGCTGTACGACGCGGCGACGGGCCACTGGGAGAAGGCGGGGCCGGCGGGTGGCGCGGCGGGGACGCACCGGTTGGCGCACACGGTGACGCTGCTGCCGGACGGGCGCGTGCTGGTGGTGGGCGGCACGACGGCGCGCGCGGCGGGCACGGCGGAGGTGTACGCGCCGGACACGGGCGAGTGGACGCTGGTGGCGGCGCCGGCGGTGCCTCGCGAGCACCACGCGGCGGTGGTGACGGCGGACGGCGCGGTATGGGTGCTGGGTGGCGAGCACTACACGACGGGGGCACTCGCGTCGGTGGAGCGCTTCGAGCCAGCGACGGGGACGTGGGCGTCGGTGCCGGCGCTGGTGGAGCCGCGCGGGAAGCTGGCCGCGGTGGTGCTGCCGGACGGCGCGGTGCTGGTGATGGGCGGTGGAAACGAGGTGGAGGGGATGCTGTCCGTGAGCGAGCGGTACGTGCCGGGCGGATGCGTGCCGACGGTGTGCTCGGCGCGCGAGGGGATGTGCGGGCCGGTGGCGGATGGCTGTGGTGGGACGCTCGACTGCGGGCCGTGCGGCGCGGAGGTCTGCGGGGCGGGGGAGTGCCGCGCGGAGGGGTCGGGCGTGCCGTGAGCGGGCGGGCATGCGGCGCCGTGGATGACGGCGGCGCCGCGCCCGGGTGAGATGCGGGCATGAGGCGATTCCTGGTGGTGGGCGTGCTGCTCGCGGGCTGCGGAGGCTCGGAGGAGCCGCAACTCAGTTACACCGAGCTGGCGGAGCGCACGGCTGCGGCGATGTGCACGTACGCGGAGCGGTGTGACGGGAGCACGGGGCCTTATGAGCAGTGCGTGGCGGAGGTGCTCGCGGCGTATGCGGCGGTGGAGCCGGAGCTGAACGGTGGTGTCTCGGGAGCGAAGTCGGGCTGCGTGCAGTGCATGCGCATCCGCACCGAGGAGCTGGAGTCGGCGCTGGCGAGCGAGTGCCAGCGGGCTCCGGATGCTGCGCGGGTGAGCGCGGTGTGCGGCGTGGATGACTCGGCGTGCGCGGGGGCTCCTTGAGGTCCGTGTCCGTTTCCTGACGCGCGGTAGCTCGGCGCGCTCCTGGCTGCGGAAGAGAAGTCACTATCGTGTCCGGCAGCAACGGTCCTCGTCGGAGGCACGATGGATATGAAGCTCTGGCTTCGACGAGTCGGGCTGTTGCTCGGAGTGGCAGGTGGGGCAGTCATCCTGCTTTCCTGTGGAGCGCACCCTGTTGGCTCCCGCTCCATGCTTCGAGCGGATCATCCGCGTGGACCCGGGAGCTTCTGTGCGCTGAATCCAGAGGGATGTCCGCCTCCGGCCGCTGCTTCCGTGAAGCCTGGGGCCTTCAACCTGGACACGTGCCTCAAGGCTTGTGATGCCGGAGGCGCGGTGCTCGAGAGCTTCTGTCGGGGACTGTCGGAGGCCTGGCAGCGTGAGCTGTGTTGGGGTGCTGTTTCCGGCACGAAGGTCGCGTGCAAGAACATGTGCTACCGCGTGCATGTGTGTATGGACGATTCGGCCCGGTGTCCCGAGCGGACCGAGTGAGAGGAGCCTCATGGCTGGATGGCTGCCGCAGCTCACCTCCATTGATGACCCGATTGCCGACGACTACTGGTCCTTCGAAACGGATGAAGGGCAGAAGCGCTTCGTCCGCATCACCGTCGGCCGGCCCGTCCCGATTCCGGGAGACCCGAACGGGGATTGGTATTGCCCGCTGCTCATCGAGCACCCGCAGCATCCCGACTTCTACTCGGTCGTGGGTGTCGGCCCCGTCGATGCACTGAGGAACGCGATGCGAATCGTGGACGATGGGTTCCGCGACATGCGCAAGGTGAGCCCGCGCGCGAAGCCCCCTGCCGTTCCCTGACTTTCACGTCCCGTGCGTCACAGCGGCACCGCGCCCCGGCCCGTGACAGACTGCGCGCCCATGCGCACCCGGACCCTGCTCGTTGCTCCGCTGCTCCTGTCCACCGCCTGTGCCACCGCCCCCGCCGCATCGCCGGGGGAGCCGCTGGCCGTCGCCGCCACCCGCGCCCCCGCGCCGGAGCGCCCCTTCGGCACCCTGCGCGAGCAGGCCCAGCGTCAGCAGGCCTGGCTCAACGAGCGCATGGAGAAGGCCCTCCCCCAGCTCATGCGCCAGTACGGCATCGAGCTGTGGGTCGTTCCCATGCGCGAGTACAACGAGGACCCCGTCTTCACCGCGCTGTCCGCCCCCACCACCTTCGCCGCCCGCCGCCGCACCATCTACGTCTTCCACGACCGCGGCCCGGAGAAGGGCGTGGAGCGGCTGGCCCTCGGCGGCGGCTCGCAGGGCGGCGTCTTCACCCCGCGCCGCGCCCAGCGTCAGGTGGACGGCGGCGGCGTCAGCCGCGAGGCCGAGCTGTGGGGCCCCGAGCAGTGGCAGGTCCTCAAGCAGGTCCTCCAGGAGCGCAACCCGAAGGTCATCGGCATCAACGTGTCCCGGACGTTCGCCTTCGCCGACGGCCTCACCCACGGCGAATACGAGGGCATGGCCGAGGCCCTCGGCCCCGATTGGGTCAAGCGCTTCAAGCCCGCGGAAGGGCTCGCCGTGGACCTCATCGCCTGGCGCTCCGCCGACGAGGCCCGCTTCTACGAGGACATGACGAAGCTCGCGTGGAACATCATCGAGCGCGCCTTCTCCAGCGACGTCATCACCCCCGGCACCACCCGCGCGCACGACGTGGAGTGGTGGATGCGGCAGCGGCTCACCGACCTGGGCCTGGACACCTGGTTCCACCCCTCCGTGGACGTGCAGCGCCAGGGCGCCACCGAGGCGGAGCTCGGCGAGGACCCCGTCATCCAGCGCGGCGACGTGCTCCACTGCGACTTCGGCATCACCGCGCTGCGGCTGAATACGGACACGCAGCACATGGGCTACGTGCTGCGCGAAGGGGAGACGGACGCCCCCGAGGGCCTCAAGGCCGCGCTCAAGGCGTCCAACCGCCTCCAGGACATCGTCTTCGAGGAGCTGCGCCCCGGCCGCACCGGCAATGAAATCCTCCGCGTCGCGCGCGAGCGGATGAAGGGCGAGGGCCTCGACGGCACCATCTACTCGCACCCCATCGGCCTGCATGGCCACGGCGCGGGGCCCTTCGTCGGCCTGTGGGACCGTCAGGAGGGCGTGCCCGGCAACGGCGACCACAAGGTCATCGCCAACCAGTGGTTCTCCATCGAGCTCCAGGCGACGAGCGCCGTGCCCGAGTGGAACGGGCAGCGCGTGCGCTCCGCGCAGGAGGAGGACATCACCATCGACGCCCAGGGGAAGGTGCACTGGGGCTGGCAGCGCCAGACGGCCTTCCACCTGGTGCGCTGAGCGGACGTCGCGGGGCTCCCACCCGGCGGGAGCCCCGGAGCCGTCGTCAGCGCGCCGCGCCGGTCATCGACTTCAGCAGCGCCACCAGCGCCTGCTTCTCCGCGTCGGTCAGGTCCAGCTTCACGATGGTGTCCGTCCTGCGCCCCGTGAAGGAGCCCGCCGGGTCACCGCCCTCGTTGTAGAAGTCGACGACGTCCTCCAGGGTGGCCTGAGCTCCGGTGTGCATGTACGGCGCCGTCAGCGCCACGTTGCGCAGCGACGGCGTGCGGAACGCCCCCTCCATCTCCTGCTGGTTCGCCTCCGCCCGCAGCGTCTTCAGCCGCACGGCGTCCGTGCCCGCCGGCGCGTCGCTGAAGGCGCTCGCGGCGTTGAACTCCCAGTCCAGCAGCGGCTCCAGCGCCGCCCACTGTCCACCCGCGCCGCTCCCCGAGTCCTCCACGCCGATGTTGTGGAACAGGTCGTCACTCAGCGACGGGCTCTTGTGGCACACCACGCACTGGCCCTTGCGCACGAAGGTCTTCAGCCCGAGGTACACCGGGTCGTTCTCCGCCGTCCCGGCTTCCGCCGCGGCGATGAAGCGCTTCACGTCCTCGTCGAAGGGCGCGTCGGTGCGCACCAGCGTCCGCTCGTACGCCGCCAGCACCTTGCCCACGTTGGCCAGCAGCGTCGGGCCCGTCTCGTCCTCCGGAAACCTCCCGAAGAGGGCCTGGTACTCACCCCGGTACTCCTCCGCCGCCAGCCGCGCGCCCACCACCGTCGCGTCCGAGTTCATCTCGTCCGGGTTCGTCAGCGGCAGCACCGCCTGGCTCCAGAGCCGGTCCGCGCGCCCGTCCCACATGAACCAGCGGCTGTAGGCCACGTTCAGCACCGTGGGCGGGTTGCGCACCGTGCGCTTGCCGCCGCAGCCCTCCGCCGTCGCCGTGTCCACCGTGCGCCCGTCGCCGCCGTGGCAGCTCTGGCACGACACCGTCCCGCAGCGCGACAGCTTCGGGTCGTGGAAGAGCAGGTCTCCCAGCCGCTCCGCCCGCGCGACGCCGTCCACCCGGTTGGTGACGTCCTTCGGGGGCTGCCGGGCCTGGGTGTGGAGGCTGCGGAGCTGGTCCAGCTCGTCGACGTTGGGAAACGCCTCCTCGGAGTCACAAGCCAGCCCCAGCCCGCCCAGGGCCAGGGCGAGCGCGGCGGTGCGCAATCGGTACGGGGTCTTCACCGGGTCGTCCTTCTTCACGTCCATGGCGGCCCCGGCCCTCGCGGTACCTCGAGCCACCCCTGGACTTCGAACCGGCAGCTTCGCGTTCCCTCCCGCGCGAATCAATCCCCGCGTCCCCCCCGACGGGAGAGGGGACGCGGACCCGGCGTCATCAGGCGCCGCAGCTCAGCGTGAAGTCCCGGTTCGAGGTGCCGTAGTCCTTCAGCTTCACCGCCGACGGGGCGGGCGTAATCGTCGGCGCGGCCCCGCTCTCACACTTCAGGCCCGAGTCCGCCGCCAGACCTACCTGCAGGTCCATCTCGCTGGGCAGGCTCGACACCGTGAACGAGCAGCGACCATTGCGGCTGGGCTTCACCATCGCCCGGCCCAGCGCGTCCGCCGGCGTGGCCGGCGACGACACCACCACCTTCAGCTGGTCGCACGCGCCGTCGGTCTTCATCCCGCTCTGCGGCAGGCTCACCACGCCCGCGACGGTGGCGTTGCCCTCGCGGCTGCCTCCGCCACCCATGGTGGCGCAACCGGTGGCGGCAAGGACGAGGGCGGCAATGGCAATCCGATACATGAATCCTCACTTCGTGGGGTAACGAGAAGGCGGCTCGGCCGCGGTACAGGCGACCTACGGCGCGGCCACCCATACAATTGCGTAGGGAATTCATTCCACTGCTTTTGTGCCACCCCACCGGTACGGGGTTTCTGGAATTCTCCAGGAATTCCGCCCGGTTCCGGACGCTGTGTCGCCCCGGTGAACACGCGCTGTATCGGAGAATCAGCCGGCTTCATTGGTCCAATCAAAGACAGACATGACACGGTGCGGGACGTCCCGGGAATGGACACACGCGTCCCACTTTCGCGAAGCCGGGAGGCCGCTTGCTCCCCCCGACGAGGCTCCGGTGGCGCTCCGGTGACGCTCCGTGACGCTCCGGTGACGCGGAGCAAACGGCCGGGACGATGGCCCTCCGCCTGCTGCCAGCCGCTGCCGCCGCCCCCACGGTGAAGGCCAGGAGAGGAGACGCGCATGTCGATGCAGAAGCAGGATCAGACGCAGTCGTGGTCGGGGCTGGGGGTGGGGACGGACCGGAAGTCCTTCCTCGACAAGGTGTCGGCGCAGATTCCGGACTACGAGGCGGAGCGCGCCGCGGAGGCGGTGTTCTGTGCGCTGTCGGAGCGGCTGCCTGGAGGCCTGGTGCGGCAGCTGCGCGAGCAGCTCTCGCCGGACGTCCGGGAGATGATGGGCGCCTGCCACCGGCACCGCGGCGAGGAGCCCGCCAACCTGGACCGCGACGACTTCTACCTCATGGTGGCCAACCACCTGAACGCCGAGCCGGAGAACGTGCGCCTCGTGCTCCACGGCGTGTTCGCCGCGCTGCACACGCAGATTGTCGAGGCCGAGGCCCGGAAGATAGAGGGCCAGCTCCCCAAGTGGCTCCAGGGCACGTGGGCTGCCGCGCGCCTGCAGATTGACCGCCCGGCCTGAGCCGTCCCGTGCCCGTCGGGGCGGGAGGGCCGGTGTCCTCCCGCCCGGCCCTCCCCGGAGTACGGCCCCCCGGAAGCAGGCGCGGGCGCCCGGAGCATGCTCGAGTCCGGACGCCCACCGTCACCCGCGGCCCCCGTGCAGGCGGGCGCTCAGTAGGTCCCTCCCACCGACAGCGTCGCCGAGTAGCGGCCGTCCCCCACGCCCGGTTGCAGGGTGCTGGGGGCGAAGTCCTGGTCGAACAGGATGTTGTAGGCGACGCGCGCGTCGGCGGTGATGAGGCCGCCCAGCTGGTAGCGCAGCCCGAGGCCCGCCGGGACGTAGCCGCTGGTGTCGTCGTTGAAGCCGAGCGCCTCGCCCCTCCTGTCGCTGCGGACGTTGTAGGTCTCCACTCCGACGCCGCTCACCACGTACGGCTGCAGCTTCGTGTCCGTCATGTTGCCCACGAGGAGGGCCTGGCCGCCATTGCGGACGAGGTCCGGGCCGTTGGCGATGCCGCCGCCGTCGGCCCGGTTGAAGTCGACGTCGCTCACGCCGCCGCTGTAGCCCAGCTCGACTCCGAAATAGGGCGAGGGGCGGTAGCCCAGCGTGGCGCCATAGGACAGGCCGGGGTTGATGGTCGGTGCCAGCTGCCCGGTGTAGCCCTCCGCGCCACCGCCCAGCATGGCGTAGATGCCGGTGTCGGCCCGGTTCGTCCGGGTGTCCACCTGCACGGTCTCCAGCTCGACGCTCTGCGCGGACGGCCGGTAATCCTCCTGGGCTCGCGCCGCGCCACCCCAGAGCGCCGCCGCGCACAACCCGCTCAGCACGAATGCCTTCATCGCTCGGACTCCTTTTTCCTTCGTCCGAAAGGCAACGTGCTCCGCGTGGGTAGTCCCGGCAACGTCCCGGCGCCGGGGGATGCGCCCGTCCTTCCCTCCCCGCGGGGCGGGGCGGCCCCTCGGGCACTCCATGCGCCCGGCCTTCCCACCCCGCGGGGCGGGAAGGCCTCATCCCGAGGGCGGCCGGAGCGCCCGGCTCACGGCAGCTGCGACATCGAGTCCAGCGCGGCCTTCGCCTGCACCAGTCCCTCGCCGTAGTCCGTGTCGCGGTCCTTGGTGCCCAGGTCCTCCGCGGTATCCAGCAGGGCATTCTTGACCTGCTCCGGCGTGGCGGTCGGGTGGGCGCTGAAGAGC contains these protein-coding regions:
- a CDS encoding DUF2171 domain-containing protein, producing the protein MVQVGDVREGMTVRTADGRVVGRVAAIGDIHFELEQGLVPIPRRDYLVEYGDVDFIRDQDVYLANADHPLLTLEEDDDGSALPPRHCQGMDAEPVNAASDMEVEPVRH
- a CDS encoding Kelch repeat-containing protein, producing MRRFSTSCVTAALFALVFSCSSDPRAEEGHVDAAARPLALATPRKLLPFVSLADGRVLAVGGHDGNRTLASCEVFEPGSGLWHVTGSLRTARRNHAAVRLADGRVLAVGGTHGAAMGALASAEVYDPATGAWTDTASMAEARNDPAMVLLPDGRVLVAGGTDVDRRPLRSAELYDAVTGTWSAAEASGFARGGARTAVLLANGKALFASGLQAELYDAATGHWEKAGPAGGAAGTHRLAHTVTLLPDGRVLVVGGTTARAAGTAEVYAPDTGEWTLVAAPAVPREHHAAVVTADGAVWVLGGEHYTTGALASVERFEPATGTWASVPALVEPRGKLAAVVLPDGAVLVMGGGNEVEGMLSVSERYVPGGCVPTVCSAREGMCGPVADGCGGTLDCGPCGAEVCGAGECRAEGSGVP
- a CDS encoding DUF6968 family protein, producing MAGWLPQLTSIDDPIADDYWSFETDEGQKRFVRITVGRPVPIPGDPNGDWYCPLLIEHPQHPDFYSVVGVGPVDALRNAMRIVDDGFRDMRKVSPRAKPPAVP
- a CDS encoding M24 family metallopeptidase — encoded protein: MRTRTLLVAPLLLSTACATAPAASPGEPLAVAATRAPAPERPFGTLREQAQRQQAWLNERMEKALPQLMRQYGIELWVVPMREYNEDPVFTALSAPTTFAARRRTIYVFHDRGPEKGVERLALGGGSQGGVFTPRRAQRQVDGGGVSREAELWGPEQWQVLKQVLQERNPKVIGINVSRTFAFADGLTHGEYEGMAEALGPDWVKRFKPAEGLAVDLIAWRSADEARFYEDMTKLAWNIIERAFSSDVITPGTTRAHDVEWWMRQRLTDLGLDTWFHPSVDVQRQGATEAELGEDPVIQRGDVLHCDFGITALRLNTDTQHMGYVLREGETDAPEGLKAALKASNRLQDIVFEELRPGRTGNEILRVARERMKGEGLDGTIYSHPIGLHGHGAGPFVGLWDRQEGVPGNGDHKVIANQWFSIELQATSAVPEWNGQRVRSAQEEDITIDAQGKVHWGWQRQTAFHLVR
- a CDS encoding cytochrome-c peroxidase; protein product: MDVKKDDPVKTPYRLRTAALALALGGLGLACDSEEAFPNVDELDQLRSLHTQARQPPKDVTNRVDGVARAERLGDLLFHDPKLSRCGTVSCQSCHGGDGRTVDTATAEGCGGKRTVRNPPTVLNVAYSRWFMWDGRADRLWSQAVLPLTNPDEMNSDATVVGARLAAEEYRGEYQALFGRFPEDETGPTLLANVGKVLAAYERTLVRTDAPFDEDVKRFIAAAEAGTAENDPVYLGLKTFVRKGQCVVCHKSPSLSDDLFHNIGVEDSGSGAGGQWAALEPLLDWEFNAASAFSDAPAGTDAVRLKTLRAEANQQEMEGAFRTPSLRNVALTAPYMHTGAQATLEDVVDFYNEGGDPAGSFTGRRTDTIVKLDLTDAEKQALVALLKSMTGAAR
- a CDS encoding DUF2267 domain-containing protein — translated: MSMQKQDQTQSWSGLGVGTDRKSFLDKVSAQIPDYEAERAAEAVFCALSERLPGGLVRQLREQLSPDVREMMGACHRHRGEEPANLDRDDFYLMVANHLNAEPENVRLVLHGVFAALHTQIVEAEARKIEGQLPKWLQGTWAAARLQIDRPA
- a CDS encoding outer membrane beta-barrel protein, which translates into the protein MKAFVLSGLCAAALWGGAARAQEDYRPSAQSVELETVQVDTRTNRADTGIYAMLGGGAEGYTGQLAPTINPGLSYGATLGYRPSPYFGVELGYSGGVSDVDFNRADGGGIANGPDLVRNGGQALLVGNMTDTKLQPYVVSGVGVETYNVRSDRRGEALGFNDDTSGYVPAGLGLRYQLGGLITADARVAYNILFDQDFAPSTLQPGVGDGRYSATLSVGGTY